The window TAAACCAATGATAAATGGTCTTATGCTTGGGGTAATGATAAGTTCTCCTCTCAGAAAGTTTATGCTATAAACTTTAAACTTCATGCATGTGCAGGCCCCTGCCTATTTAAAATGGATCTAGAAGAGTAATTGTACTATGAAAGTTCAGGTTTTTGGTTGGCTTCTATTGATTGATAGGTTAAACACTTGTGATATGCTTGATAGAAAGTCTTGTGCCCCTGATGGAAGTGATTTAACCTGTGTGTTATGTTCATCTAGAGAAAGAGAAACCCTTCAACACCTTTTTTCAGTACAGAGTGTTGGGCGCAGTTTGGTATAGTCTGTAATCTCTCTTTGTCCTTTGAGAATATGTTGAACCATGCAAGGAGCTCTTATCGATCTTCGCACTTCTTAGAGAAAGTTTTATATGCAGCTTGGAACATCTAGAAGCAACgaaatggatttattttttataatgctTTGCCTTCTGTTCCCTCTTGGATGGCATTCTTTAAGAATGATCTATCCCTTCTTGTTTTTTGCTTAAAATTAGATGAGAGATCAACTTTAATCTCCTGGTTAAACCAATTGTAATACTATTTTTTATATCTTAATAATATCCTTTAACTGTGGGGGCTTCCCCTACAGTtctttcctaaaaaaaaaggtgtaaaCCAATGGATTTCATGGCGATAGTCCAAAGCATGTAAAGATATTTAGAGAAGAAGACAAACTTTTTTAAGTGTGTGCCATATTGGCATATCACATCCTATGTATCACCAAACCATCCGTTTTTAGAGTACTACAATTTAGTGCACACCCAACACTGCGTAAGCATATGCATGTTCTTTACATAAGCTTGAAGTATCATCGGAGGCATCAAAATCTTGTAGAGCTCAGGCATATGCATATCCACTTAGCATGTATTTGGTTTAAGGGTTGAGATGGATCGGATTGGGTTGAACTTATGTTTCAGCATATTTGACTAGAGAACATGTGGGATGGGATGGTCTCTGATAGGGAATATTCCTCTGGTGAACCAATCCAACCCATTATTTTTTCTTGCTGACATGTTGACCATCTCttagcatgtgtttggtttaAGGGTTGGGATGGATCGGATTGTGTTGAACCTATTTTTcagtgtgtttggttggaggacaGATGGAACATGATGATTGCTAAAAGGGAATATTCCACTAAGATCTGAGTTCATCTTGTTCCTCAAAACCGGCAAACCAATccaaaccttttttttctcttgctgACATGCGGGCCATCTCTTAAAAAGTACGATCACCCTATCCCATATGCCAAACGAATAGATAAGACCATTTCATCTCAAAAACAGGGATAAGTCCAACCCATCTCAGCTCATTctcaaaccaaacacatgcAGTACACACGTAGTCCTAAAATTGGTGGATACTAATGTCAAATCATCAATAAATACCACCCCTAGGAGTAcggtttttctccttttttttaaaaaaaatgttttgctcCTCGAAGTAATGACACGTGTTTCTATAGCGCTAGTCTAGAATTAAACCCTATTGGGTTGAGTGCTATCTCTGGCCAACCAGCTTCTGATCCAATGCTATAATCATTTTTTAACCACATAAAGATTCAACAAGTGGAATATAATATGTCACCTATTGTCATCGTTCTAGCAACGGTGGAATAGAACATTTCATAATAATGGAAATAGTTTCAACTTCTACATTAAATATGCATTTGGACATTACTTATTATGTAACTGTAACACAACATTGCTAAATGAAGAAAATGCGACATCAAACATAGCTTGAAAATCGTCACAAGATCAGTTCGGAATAAGTTTGCACAAATCCTACTACAAAATTTCCATCCATGCACAACAAATGCGCATGTGTATGACTACTGTCTCAAGATTGCGACGCACCATGATGGTATCCTACCatgtttggggagcttaagattttgagaaacagTTGGTAAGAATCTGGAGAATTTGGGAAActcagcttctggcttctagttcaatttctggattctacaactataacttctcagaatctggataAAAATTTGGACTGTTTTGGGGGGCTTCTAGCAACTGGAAATTCCAGGAGAAGTcatgggcctgtttggtacaactccaactcctaaatttagctccaggagttgggtctggagtggagttgtggagctgcgtaaacccagctccacaactctagttcattttgtgagagagttccacccagctccactcccagttttggtggagctgaaactgtttggctgagctctaggaggggtggagctggagctggagctgtgccaaacaagcCCTGCCAGAAACTCTCCCAAACACAATGCATCTCAACTTCTGCGATCCATCAGAGATATCATCGTGACCTGAAGATCAGTCATGTACAGGTGAACCATTTTATCCTTAGCCTGCATACTGTTCTTCAGTGCTGAGGTCTTCACTATTGCTGCATACTGTGTGCCCATGTCTGATGATTGTGATTCATCTAGCTCTGTTCCCATGGTTTCCCCATGTAGTCATGCCCCTTTGTGAGAAATATAAATGGAGCACAGAGGGTACCATGGATGTTACAACTCTTCCTCACaaacttcagagttcagaataAAGCTGGGGAATACCATGGTTATGTCCCTGAACACAAAGTGAACAATTTAGGCATCAGAATTACAAATTTTATGGgtttgttcactttgatgccaaaattaacccttccaaattttggcaataccaaaatttggccaAGTTTGGTAGGGTAGAAAAGTgtgtgggtgttgtttggtttgTTACTATGCTAAATATTCTTGTATAGTGTTATGTCGAGAGGTTTCTAGAAAatcaccaaaattttggcatggtAAGGTATGGTGGAGTATTTGGGATGTACTTAGACTGCTaccttgccaaaatttgacaatGCTAAATttgatatggttgaaaatggtaacAAACTGAACAGCCCCTATATTTAGTGATAAAGTGATGTAAAACAGTAAAACGTAATTGGAGTGAAACCTGAAACTTGTAGACAGACTTACTTTAGGTATGGAAGAGTCATGTTCTTCAGCAAAGCCGGGTTTTTACTCGCAAACGTTTTCCATTCATCGGGGTCGATCTTCCCGTCATCGTTTAAGTCTGCTTGCTTGAACGTCTGTAAAAGCTCAAGTTAGCATAAAGGTTAATGATATGATTTATTCATGAAAGCAGTGGCAACTTTGTGAAAGAAATGAACTGAAATCTGCTAAAAAATGCCTGGGAAATAGAAAAACTGAAGGTAGTATTTAATCTGAATGCACTTAACCTGATCCACGATTTGTTCTACAGCTTCTTCAGATAGGAATAGATCTGATTCATTCAGAAGAGCAAGCACCATTTCGTGCAACTGCTTGATTcataagaaagaaaaatagTTTCAGTAACTCCAGGACTGTCAGTTAAAACGGTAAGACGGTATGCATATTATTTTCCAACGGTACACATACAAATTTCCAGTTTTTCACACTCAGCCAGTTTGAATTGAGGCTTCTTATGGATATgtaaggatttatttaaattaaaTATCAACTGGATTCAACAAATATTTGGAAACACACCATTTATGTTTCTTTGATGGTATAGATGTGTACCGTCACCATCAGTTCTGTAGACTATTAATGCATGGAAATTACTATATGTTGAATCATTTCTACACAGTATATGGGTAGCATGTTTGATTTATGGAACTAAAAAGATGATAAGTAATTCTAATTTCTAAAATGCATACCTCTTCACGTTCAATGCATCCAGTTCCTCTCAGGTCATACAACCTAAATGCAACTACAAAAAAGAATACTGTCAAATACCAAAATGGCATAAACAGAAGGTAGTtattaaagaaaacaaaatcaagATGGTTAAATTGACCATATATAATGAGAAAGAGCTGGAACTCCTTACAGGCAATCTTGTCTCCCAAAGGCGTTTCCGGGTGAAAAATGCTGAGGGATCGAACGAACTCCCCGAAATCGATAACACCGTTGCGCTTCAGATCAAAGAGATCAAATATCTGCACTTGTGGTGAAACACTGTCAGCATTTTCACATAAGAACAGGTTCTACAATTCAGCCAAACATATGTAGAACTGTGCTTCTTCAGATAATGCCTTTTTGCACCAATACATCATGGTCTATATGTTGAAATAAAATCCACTGATGAAATGGACTGGGTATCACTGCTACTGACCCGATTGGCGAAAAGGTTCTTCTTGTTGCTGTTCCTGAAGAGAGCTAGCTGGAACTCCTCCTGTACATGGAAAGGGCCGTTTGCAATTGACATATTTTTCATCAGAATTTCAGAGCTACATGGTCAATCTCACAAGTTTGAGCAGATTTTTTAAGCAAGTACCTTGTGAATGAGACCATCTCTGAATATGGAATGGCTTATCTTCTTGAACAGCTCAAAGAGGGCCTCCACTTCACTCACTGAAACTGCAAGAAGAATAGCAATAAATTACAATTATTATTATTCAGGGTTTTTCCAAAAGAGAACCTGTAAATATTTTTCCATGGTGTATCCAGTGAATCAAATCCTACATGTAGTCTCTTTGGCCAGAATAGCAGGATCCTCATGTTGTGCAGCTCTTTTGAACTGCTTTGATGATACACAGCCCATTTTATACAAACCACGCCCTTAATTTCCTGTAGTTACAAACTTTCACTGCATAAAGTGATAGATGGAACCTAAAACAAAATGGAGAAAGGCATTGCTGGCATCAACACAAGAAAAAGTGAAGCCACATGCAAAAACAAAACAGCTTCAGAAACACAGAAGAATCTAACCTGGGAAACAAATACAAATTCAGATCTTGTTTTCAGTACTGAAGTTCAACAAGAGGATGACTATCTAGTAGCTACAGAGACAGCTCTGTACCTACTGTCTTTCAAGCTTAATGCAGAATTGCAGATACAATGGACAGAGggtagaagaagaggaggaagatgctactatatgtgcatatatataattcatctgCACATCAATCTGTCGTAACAAGAGTTGACCCTACAGGCTCCTTGCAACATCAATGTAATGTTTTATTGTTCATTTCATCATCGATCTGTCACTGTTTCTGAAGAGTTAAAAATGCTGAGATTAAATTAACCAAGGCTATTCTAGTATAGTTTACAATTGTGTCTTGGGCTCTTGGCCTATATGGAGAAATATACGAATTAACTAATGAGCCATATGCTCGAGGATTCTTTATGTTAATGTCAAGTGACGCCGATTAGGTTAAGATGTCTACGAGTTTGTGCTTGATGTAAAAAAAAGTGTCAAACGTCATCTTGTACACATCAAATGGTTTGTTTATAGATGGACTGGATGTCTGAATCCAAAGGTGATGCATGATGCGGCTAGATGATACTCGTAGACATAATAATAACATATAGttctcaaggtttgtcccaaaaatataataattccGTCACCAGCATTCTCCTTCTCAATTAATCACAATCCTCCATCACTAAATTTTCTCACATACCTCCACTTCTTAACCAATTACAACCTTCTcccatttaattctacctattttcttaatacTTATGTTTAACCCCAAAAATCCTTATATTctggacggaaggagtagttgATAGAAGGGGAAAAACTTAGCAATTTAATTATCTGAAGGAAGTATGCAGCATTACGGACGAACACAACGTCAGAGACGCATGGAGAAGACATCAGCTGACGAGGCCAACGGTTGGCAGCAAGCCGGCTTCTTGGTAATATACCAAGAAAATGGGATGAGGTATCAAGAAACGTTTTGATCTTTTATTTGGCTATACATTTCTGACAGAACAAAGGAGTTTTCCTCTTATTTTTACGCTTAAGATTCAGAAAAAGAAGGGTTGTACCCTGGATGGCAGTATTTACCGAAATACAGTGAGTTGCAAAACTTTTAATTTTCACATAAAGAGTAAAAGAAATTTTAACCTGTGATAGAAAAACCTTTTGGGGTACTAAAATAGTTGAACATAAATTTTTTTCCAGAAAACTTTCTATTGAAGACTATAAAGTTTTTTATTGAACCGATGCAATGACTCAACATAATCATGAGAAAAAAGTTGTCTTTTGGGCAAACAAATTTGAAAGGAATATTTTTTTACTGTTATAAAGAACTATAAGTTTTTTCAGCTTACGGTGCTTGGGAATTATacgagatactccctccgtttcgaaatgtttgaggcccttgactttttagcacatgtttaaccgttcgtcttattcaaaaaatttaagtaattattaattcttttcctatcatttgattcattgttaaatatatttttatgtagacatataattttacatatttcacaaaagtttttgaataaaacaaacggttaaacatgtgctaaaaagtcaacggtgtcaaatatttcgaaacggagggagtacttcttaAGGTGCTTGGGAATCTCTTAAAGGGTAATTTAGAAATAGAACATAATTTAACACTCGgttttaagtaaaaaaaatcaatctcaaCTATCCTAATTGCTCGCTGCTAATTGAATAAATTCCATCATGTTAAGGTATTTAGAAAATCTCATTTGATGATGGCCATCAGATCCAAAAATACAAGCAGATTCGATGTAATCAAGGTCTGACTATCCTCTTGCTAAAAGCAACTCCGAATAATATTAAGTGGATCCCAATAATATGTACTGCATCGATCGATTAAAACCTTGTATTTTTCAAGTAACTAGCAAgcatgcccgtgcgttgcaacgggtaaaaaaaaacataatgataatatacgtttttcatgcataaccatGTCGATGACAATCAGAAAATTGGAACATCTTAAATGTAATGGCCCAACCTCGATGATGGCAATCTTACGATGTTTGCTTTACCtaaaataattggattattcatatgacaacatgcatataatctaaaatattcttttaatcTCATTCTTGCAACCAATCAAATCCTACGCTGCCTCGTATGGTCAAGTATACACAAAATAGAGTCATTGTACACTCTTCtttaaataacaattaaaatatgtttattttctaatattatttcCATATAATATGTTATCAAGAATAATAGCTACACTTCACAAAAATAGTCTAATAATTGCCTACAAAGATGTGCAAGGTCTCCAATATAGGAGAATAGATTGACGAAACACAAGTCGTGTAGGAGATGAAAAAAACACTGGATCCTATCCGACCAAGTGTCCATCAATTTAGCGTTTTTTTCTAACAGTTTTTTCCTCGtatgctttttattttttttttgctttttttacatacgatggaaatattttttctcaCGTGTTTTTTTACGGATTACAGAAATTTTTTCTAGCGCATTTTCTTTTGCGCTTTTTTTTGACATTTTTTCCTCACGCGTTTTTTtaaaccgtttttattttctcgtgcattttttcttttttaatatacgGTAGAAACTTCTCTTTTAAAATAGTTATATTAGATTAGATTCGAGATAAAGAAGAGATATAAACGGACTACTAAAATGACGAATAGAAATTAGAGTTTTTTTCTGCCGGCTTTTTTCtggcctttttattttttttttctcatgcatTTTTTTACGAAAGGTTTTTTTCGCCACTCTCTTGTAGTGTCGGACCTTTCTAGATATAAtaggattcgattttttttttactttagaatcggatattttttttattttttgcgcCCTTTTTTTACTGTGTCAACGGAGCCGGAttcgtttcgattttttttctgtttttttgccccgctttttttttatcaggCTGATTTGGTATTTTTCGCCCGGGTTTTTTTTCGCCCCATTTAttttatcggacttttttttcacccggtttttcgctcgttttttttcgcccggttgattttttttaccacatcacatataattcctttttacGTGGAATCGgacatttatttaaaaaaaattacccttttttttaccgcgtcgatggagtcggattcgttttgattttctttccttttttccccttttattGGATCagacagatttgtttttttcgcccggttatTTTTTCGCTGATCGGACTTTCTTTTTCCGCCCGGCTTTTTCTCTCGGTTTTTTTTGCCGGTTTTtttacggacgatggaagcacctcttattttttttaaagtataagtagagatagagattaacGGATACAAATTTACTTATCTAGCCTTTCATCTAATCTTGAAAGTGATACGTGGCCCACGTTTTTAGGTACGTTGTGTTGGAAACCGTTAGATTACAGCCAATCAACGGCTATCAGGGTTTCCAATCCCACTAAAAAATCTACTGGACCATAgcttcatttttcttttcttcctaaTCAGTAAAAACTTTTCTATCCAACAGAAAGTTTTAAGATGAGCTACAGAGACAACCAGTACTATAAAAACAAGTAATCAACTAAAGAAAACGTAAAAAGTTTCTGTTGTGCGGAAGCACACCAGCACCCCTTACCGGATGCACCAAAGATAAAAAGCAGGAGCACATTTACGAGTTAAGATTTCCGTGTtatcttcaaaagaaaaaaaagaaaagattacCGTGTTAATTAACGAAGGACTATCAATCTCTCCTCGTTAGCCATGTATGATCTCCCTCCGCGGGATAAGATCACGAATCATGATTTTACTGTGCTACCAGTCCCATTGCCGCTACCATTGGGCAAGAAAATGGGagtaaaaaacaaaagaacaacTCGCAGAATAGTTATCCCAGCTGTCTGCCATGACAGCGAACCAATCCGTCACTCTCGATACATGGCCTGTTTAGGGGAggtttagattctgagaagcagctgtttaGTAGCCAACTTTTAAAAATCTAAAAAACTCTGAAACTCAGCTTCTCCAACTTCTAGCTTCttaattcatttttcagaatatgtaactacagattctcagaaactATGGATTGTTTAGAACAGCTTCGGCTAGCTGTAAACTGTTTAGGGCAGCTTATAGCAGAAGCAGCTTCTAGGAAAAGCTATagctgggacaagctccccCACACTTTCTGTTCAGATTCTGACCAAATGACCGATCGAGTTCAGCACCATCGCCATCGATTGTACATCGCCATCGAGTTCAGTAGCATATCACTGCGGTGACGTGTTTTACCgtcgaaagaaagaaaaaatgggGTCTGATCTGAGGCTGCTACTTTGATTTGTACGAACGAATCCTTGACTTCGCAGCACCAGCCCTACCAAACTGGTACTCTCAGCCTATTTTTTGACTCAAGTACTGCAAGGGAGGCCCCAGTAGTGTGGATTTTCTTTATTCAGAGGGTAGAACCAAAGTACAAAGGGAAAATTACAAGTCATTAATCCAAAAAAAAGTCCCTCTTTATAGGATTCAGGCGAACGGAGAGGAGTTGGTCATTCTTGTAAAGAGTCCTCCAATTTTGGGCCAAAGGTGTTTTGTTCTTAAAATTTTTGCAATCCCTTTGTTTTCAAATATGCCACTCTGCGAAGCAAGCCGTATTGCTACTTTCTCTGGCCTCCTTTAGCATCTCACCCAGATCAAGAGGTATTCCAGTGTATTGAGATCAAGCTCCAGCATTGCCTGCTGAATGGGCAATCAAAAAATAGGTGTAGGAATGTTTCCCTGTATGTTGGTCACAAAGCACACATGTCAAATTACTTTCTTCAGGTGCACAATTCTTCCTATCAAGCATGTCTTTGGTGTTCAGCCTGTCAACTAGGAGTGGCCAACCAAACGCTTTTTATCTTCATTGTACACTTGGTCTTCCAGATCCATTTAAGTGTGGAATCTGTTGTGTAAACATGAAGTTCCTTGCATAAACTTTCTGTGAAGAATATATATCATTTCCCCAGGTATACACCCATTTATCATACTCAGAGATGGGGCTGTAATTGAAGTCCACAAATTGCATATGTGGCATCTCTTGGTGTGCTTGTTCCGACAGGGGTAATGCAAATGCCAAATGGATGTCTTTTTGTAACGCCATAGCAATTGACTCCAGCATTATTCTATAAAAAGAAGGCCAAGAAATATCACGATTTTCAAGTTCATTATTTTCACAATTCCTGACCAATCTCAAGGGTGTATACAGTATACTACTGTAtagtatgataaaaaaaaacttaatttgtCAACAGATGGTTACCTGACAAAAGAAAAATGTTTCTTATGGCTCATTTGAAAAGGAAAACCCAGGAAAGGAAATTTAACATTTCTGTCACAGATAATATAGTTCTGGGGTCAAACCGAATAAGCATATTCTCAAGTGAAAATCATTAAAATTTACCTGCAAgttgaagaaaataaaaatacataCATCAGTTTACTTGCAGTGAACCTTCCATGGATATCAGACTCAAAGTTGTTTATCTTGGCAAGTAAACATACGCAGAAGCTTTTGTATCAAGTATCAGCCTCATTACAAAAAGTCAAGTGGTAATAGGAAACATGACTTAACATCAGAGGAAAACATGGCTTGGCAATGAATGATGTGAAATTTTGTCTACAAAAGATAACTTATCAATTATCCACTACTTGGACACATGACTAATACCCAATTCAATACTAGCATCTTTTAATCCATTCAAGCGTGCAAAAATGTTTGATAGAATGAACAGAACATAACAAGTTAATCGAATGAATATACAAACTCACCAGCTGAAGCTGGAATTAGGTATACCCCCATCCTAATCTTGTGGACTGTGCTAAATAGTTGACATAATAGTGCGCATTACCCACCAGCTAGGTTCATATCATCCAGCTGCAATTATAACAAACCTTTCCATACCATTAAGTAAATATGTGGTAGATCAGAAGGATCTGTACAATTATTCGAGTTGAATCATTAACTAACTCATCACAAGGATCTTGGAGACATACATACAACTTTAGAGGgaaaaaaatctatatttaTCAGAGAGTTACAACCCTGTTAACCAGTAAGCATATAAGtgcaaaaagaaaggaaggcAAGACTTCTAACTGAAAATTGCATTGATATATCACATGCTACAATCACTTTTACACCATACAAAGCTACATCAATCTGCATTTAATCAGTCAAGTATAACCATTGTCCATTTCAAGCAGCAATGGAGAATCCGATTGGAACGATGAGCAGGATGCTGCGCAGAAAGCAGAGTATGCAAGGCCATCCAATTTCTTTAATTATACTGCCTAATCACTAGGAAAGTATGAATGTGAAACCCCCATTTTCTTAAAGAGTCAGAGGTATTTATCCTTGATTAATTTTAGTATCTCCTCAATTCTTTTGATGATTTTAGGGTTCATCAAGTCCCTTGCTTGCCTAAGGAGAGTGCCTTCTCTGCTGTTATAATATGCATCAACAATAGCACTGGCCCAAGTGTGTAATACCTCTGGACTCCTGCAATCCACTAACTATGTCACCAAGACTTGACAAGAGAAAGGAAGAACAGCCACAGAATCTATTATGAAAGGGATTTCAATATATTGAACACTTACGTGTATAATGTATCAACATTATCCCCCTGAAGTTCAGGCCCAGGAGTAAATGCGTCATTCAATGCACTCAAGCGTTCTTCTGGATCCTCAATCATTATAAGATGCTTTAGTATTCTGATATCCTTTGGCATTTGTCTCTGGAGATTGGCTACTGCAGTCATGTATAGATGAAACATTATATCTTTAGCCTGCACAATGTATTGCATTCCAGTGAGCACTCAAACTGATGaatttgtaaattaggtacaTATATGGCATAGCTACTCTATGTTCCAAATGGTACTTGAATGCTTTTCTGTTTTACCTCAGATTTTGTGATGTCAGTACCCTTTGCAGCTGACCAAGCTTTTGAAAGCATTAAGACTAACGCAGAATCCAATTCCTTTTTCTCAGCTAAGTCATCTATCTTTCTGCATGCAGCATCCACGGAAGGTGAATTCAGTATATCTTTCAACTTTAATTCAGCAGCACTCAGAGCTTCAAGACTCCCAGATGTGTCATCATGAGCTTGTAGAGCATCTACACAATCATTTCCAAGTTGTGCCAATTCTGCAAGCAAACCAGTCAAAAAGGAAAATGATAAGCTCCCAAAATACTAATGGCTGAaaataaagggaaaaaaatatgttcCAACTATACAAGCAAGTAGACCCATGCTACATATTGTACAATAGCATGATATACATTCAGTAAGGACTGAGAAAACTAGAAAATAGCTGTTGTTGGTGGTGTAGTGTATCTATATTCCTCGACATGTGATTCATATGGGAAGTTACTAGGGCCTTAATACAAGGAAAGCTATGCAGAGTACCAACATATGTTACAATAAAAGGCCAAATGTTGCAAATAGACGTTCTTGTGTATGTCTCACCTCTTTGTTTTTCAGGGTCATCATGATAAGACTCTGCAACATAATAAAGGTGGTTGAAAAATTCCACCGTGAAATCTTTATGGCGCTTAGCAATAACAGAACCAATTTCATCAGATGGTGTAGATTTTACTACTTCAAGTAGTTCATTATGCCTTTGTACATCTTCATCTATCTGAAAAGTGAGCGAGGAAAAAAACTGTTATGAATAAAGGCTAAATTTAATAGTTGAAATAAAGCATAGATAGGCTTCCTGGAAACCACTAAAGTGAATCACCTCTTTCAGTTTTCTAGCAAGCCTGAGAAGATTGTGCTTCATCTCAGGGTTTGATTCTGCATCTGCTCTTTCCTGACAGCGTTTGAAAAAATGTGGCCTTATGTTATCCCATTCCCTGCTAAAAGACAATAACTTTCTCCAATCTGTTGGTGTAGGCTTATCGACCATAAATACACCAATTAACTTGTCAGatattttaatcattttttGGTTTTCTTTAGACGTCTGGTTTGTCTTGGCAACCCTTCCTGCCAGATTATCTTCATGTGATGAAATACTCGTAGCAACATTTGTAGATCCACTGCTTGAGGGCATGTTTTCTGTATAATCCTCAGGAACTGCTGTCACATCACCAACTGCTTCTAGATTAGAGGTTCGTGGTTGGCGTTGACTAAGAAACAGGTGACCTGTGATCAGAAAATAAACACATTGAGGGTAAAACCTTCAAAATTAGATAGATGCCCCATATACAAAAAATCTATGGAGACCATCAGATACAAGAATAGAGCCATTACAGATGGTTACACTGTGGCACCATGCAGTGATTCGTGCATGCCTAATAGGTTGACACAAGAGAGACTAATGCTGAGATTTGATTGTTTCATTGGGCACATGGTAAATCCTGAAGGGATCAAATGCCAGCAGGATAAAGACTTCGTTTCAAGTGGTAAACCTGAATTCTAACACACAAAAACTAGAGCAACCACAGATAGAATTCCAGAATATACAGTATGGTCACAGGAAACAACCATATAGGGCATATGCATGAACTATTGATGCTGTTAATTTTCAAGACTATTGAACTTATCAGTAAAATTTTGCACCTACAGGAGTActacagaagaagaagaagaag of the Oryza sativa Japonica Group chromosome 2, ASM3414082v1 genome contains:
- the LOC107276173 gene encoding calcineurin B-like protein 8, whose translation is MGCVSSKQFKRAAQHEDPAILAKETTFSVSEVEALFELFKKISHSIFRDGLIHKEEFQLALFRNSNKKNLFANRIFDLFDLKRNGVIDFGEFVRSLSIFHPETPLGDKIAFAFRLYDLRGTGCIEREELHEMVLALLNESDLFLSEEAVEQIVDQTFKQADLNDDGKIDPDEWKTFASKNPALLKNMTLPYLKDITMVFPSFILNSEVCEEEL
- the LOC4329061 gene encoding uncharacterized protein At4g37920, with protein sequence MAMPAAPSCQAPPTGLPLLTPPPAARTLSFARRLRSHGAAAAAPVASKGHLFLSQRQPRTSNLEAVGDVTAVPEDYTENMPSSSGSTNVATSISSHEDNLAGRVAKTNQTSKENQKMIKISDKLIGVFMVDKPTPTDWRKLLSFSREWDNIRPHFFKRCQERADAESNPEMKHNLLRLARKLKEIDEDVQRHNELLEVVKSTPSDEIGSVIAKRHKDFTVEFFNHLYYVAESYHDDPEKQRELAQLGNDCVDALQAHDDTSGSLEALSAAELKLKDILNSPSVDAACRKIDDLAEKKELDSALVLMLSKAWSAAKGTDITKSEAKDIMFHLYMTAVANLQRQMPKDIRILKHLIMIEDPEERLSALNDAFTPGPELQGDNVDTLYTSPEVLHTWASAIVDAYYNSREGTLLRQARDLMNPKIIKRIEEILKLIKDKYL